From the genome of Pelosinus fermentans DSM 17108:
CTTTCAATGCCTCAACAGATACAAAACTGGTATGAATCACTGCTACTTTCTTTGACATAACCATCTCTCCTTATGCATCCTTCTTATCTAACATTTCTACAACTTCTCTTAAGGTCGTACTCTTCCCCACATTTCCAGGAAAAATAATATAAGGCATTCCCGGAAATCTGCTTTCTTTCCCCGTAATCCAGACAGGGACACCAGGCTTAATTTGTCCTGCAACTAATGCCTTCTTGACCTTAAGCCCCTTTACTCCGACATCGCTTGAGGTAATTCCCCCCTTAGCGATAATATAATTTGGTCTTACAGTCAGTTGCCGGGCTATACTAGTAATCCCATCTGAAATCTTTACTGCAATCTTTAATTCTTCCTCTTTGTTGTCATTGCCCACATCCAGCCGTTCTCTTCTGGTATAAACGACTACCGTTTGTCCTGCACGAATGCACTTTTCACAGAGGAGCACCACTCTTTTAACTTCTATAGCCAGCTCAGAGGGATGTAATACAAGATGCTGATTGAATTCCACGAATTCGATGCCGTGACTGTTTTTTAATTCTGCCAGCTGTTCTGTGGTCTTCTTGACATGAGAGCCAACAATCACAAGACCTCCATGCTGGCTCTCCTTTTGCATTACATCCTTTCGCAGAAGAAGTTCTTTATCTGCTATATTACCAATGACTTTAGGGAAAGCAGCAGCTGTGCGGAATATAAAATACCTGCCAGATTGCAGAGCTTTCAGCAATGCAATCGTAAAAATTTTAACGTCAACATTGTCTATTGCATCTACAATAACCTTGTGAAAGCCGTTTACTTTTAGCAGCTGCTGAACAATACTATCCATCTTGATTTCCCCGATAGCCTGGATAGGTATGTATTCCATGTCTGCTGCCTTGTATTCCCCATTGCATTTCTCCTCAACCCATTTTCCAAGATGAGATTGGGCATATCCAAAGGTCTTGTCTTTAGCAAATTCAGTTTCACCAACAGGTATCAGATAATCATCTTCTTGT
Proteins encoded in this window:
- a CDS encoding four-carbon acid sugar kinase family protein; its protein translation is MREGKIHIKEVLGAANQVNRSDIDTKLQSALQHFHGKIVVLDDDPTGVQTVHGVSVYTDWSAASIEEGFQEESSMFFILTNSRGLTRKETAQIHREIALQIMMAAKKCKKEFIIISRSDSTLRGHYPLETQIIKETIESNSDIRFHGEIILPFFQEGGRFTLDGMHYIQEDDYLIPVGETEFAKDKTFGYAQSHLGKWVEEKCNGEYKAADMEYIPIQAIGEIKMDSIVQQLLKVNGFHKVIVDAIDNVDVKIFTIALLKALQSGRYFIFRTAAAFPKVIGNIADKELLLRKDVMQKESQHGGLVIVGSHVKKTTEQLAELKNSHGIEFVEFNQHLVLHPSELAIEVKRVVLLCEKCIRAGQTVVVYTRRERLDVGNDNKEEELKIAVKISDGITSIARQLTVRPNYIIAKGGITSSDVGVKGLKVKKALVAGQIKPGVPVWITGKESRFPGMPYIIFPGNVGKSTTLREVVEMLDKKDA